The following are from one region of the Coffea eugenioides isolate CCC68of chromosome 2, Ceug_1.0, whole genome shotgun sequence genome:
- the LOC113763953 gene encoding uncharacterized protein LOC113763953, translated as MRASKPWWWLLKKRLAMFDGGTCGAKMKPLPFMVVICTLMLFVVYRTTNYQYRQTEMESRLRPFFMLKDSGIPTTSLNALPRGIIEARSDLELKPLWSSDSSRKELNTPSSQCLLAIPVGIKQKRNVDRIVQKFLPENFTIVLFHYDGNVDGWWNLEWSKKAIHMVAFNQTKWWFAKRFLHPAVVSAYDYIFLWDEDLGVEHFCPRRYLEIVKAEGLEISQPALDPNSTGIHHRITIRQRSKKFHRRVYETRGSTKCSDASDGPPCAGFVEGMAPVFSRAAWHCSWHLIQSDLVHGWGMDMKLGYCAQGDRTKNVGVVDSEYIVHQSIQTLGGKSAKKTSIAGGSTKRHEVDVRLEVRRQSTSELQTFEDRWERAIKEDRYWVDPYKGSQRRRRRYSRRRHHKA; from the exons ATGAGGGCATCTAAACCATGGTGGTGGCTGCTGAAAAAAAGGCTCGCTATGTTTGATGGG GGAACATGTGGAGCAAAGATGAAACCACTGCCATTTATGGTAGTTATCTGTACATTAATGTTGTTCGTGGTGTATAGGACCACTAATTATCAGTACCGACAAACAGAG ATGGAGTCAAGATTAAGGCCTTTTTTTATGCTAAAG GATTCTGGTATACCTACTACGAGTTTGAATGCATTACCTCGTGGCATCATTGAGGCCAGATCGGATCTAGAGTTAAAGCCTCTATGGTCAAGCGATAGTTCAAGAAAAGAG CTCAATACTCCCAGTTCTCAGTGCTTATTGGCTATTCCAGTTGGTATTAAGCAGAAGCGCAATGTTGATAGAATCGTACAAAAG TTTCTTCCAGAGAATTTTACAATTGTTCTTTTCCACTATGATGGCAACGTGGATGGTTGGTGGAACCTTGAATGGAGTAAGAAGGCAATACATATGGTTGCCTTCAACCAAACCAAATG GTGGTTTGCAAAGCGCTTCTTACACCCAGCTGTTGTATCTGCTTATGATTACATATTCTTGTGGGATGAAGATCTTGGGGTGGAGCATTTCTGCCCAAGAAG ATACTTGGAGATTGTAAAGGCAGAAGGACTGGAAATATCTCAGCCAGCTTTAGACCCTAATTCTACCGGTATACATCATAGAATTACAATACGACAGAGATCAAAGAAGTTTCACCG AAGAGTCTATGAAACCAGAGGCAGTACGAAATGTTCGGATGCAAGTGATGGGCCACCATGTGCTGG GTTCGTGGAAGGAATGGCTCCTGTCTTTTCAAGAGCTGCGTGGCATTGTTCCTGGCACCTAATACAG AGTGATCTTGTTCATGGATGGGGAATGGACATGAAACTGGGATATTGTGCGCAG GGTGACCGCACGAAAAATGTGGGAGTGGTTGATAGTGAATACATAGTTCATCAGAGTATACAGACATTGGGAGGGAAATCTGCCAAAAAG ACCTCAATTGCTGGAGGGTCAACAAAG AGGCATGAAGTTGATGTACGATTGGAG GTTAGGAGGCAATCAACATCAGAGCTTCAGACATTTGAAGATCGGTGGGAGCGAGCCATTAAAGAGGACAGATACTGGGTGGATCCATATAAAGGAAGCCAAAGAAGGCGGCGGCGATACAGCAGAAGACGGCATCATAAAGCGTAG